The genome window CCAGACTCATGGTTTCCGGCATGGTCAGCGTCAGCGGAATCCCGCGCGCGGCAGCGACAAAGGCCAGCGCAATACCGGTGTTGCCGCTGGTGGGCTCAATCAACTGCTTACCAGGCCCCAGCAATCCGCGCTGTTCTGCGTCCCAAATCAAAGCCGCGCCAATCCGGCATTTAACCGAATAGGACGGATTACGGCCTTCCACCTTGGCCAGTATGGTTGCCCCTGCGCCATCTGTTACCCGATTGAGTCTTACCAGAGGTGTATTGCCAATACTAAGTGAATTATCTTCGTACCACGTTGCCATAACCGACTCCAAAAATAAAAAACAATAAAAAAGCCGAACGCCCTGTTTGAGGGCGTCCGGCTTCCGGTTGTCCGGTCAGCACGCGAGCGTGTATACCGGGCCATTATCCCATCAACAATTACATTTCACAACGGCTACCCCGACCCGCCCGCCATAAAACGGCACTTCCTTGTAGAGACAAGCACGGTCACAGCCGCGCATCATCTTGACATTACCTATCTGGCGTTTTCATAGTCGCCAAGCTTTTGATCCAGTTTCTTCATCAATCCATCAAAACCGTCCTCTTCCAGAGTATGCGCATATTGCGATTTCTTCAGTGCTAGATCGCTGACGCCGTCAACCACTATATCGCTGATACGCCACTGGCCGTCAAACGGTGAAACCAGATATTCGAACCTCACAGGCGTTTCCTTTGGCGCTACTAATTTATAAGCCAGACGCACTCGTGTTTTAACCGGCTGAGCTGTTTCGTATTGAAACTCCTCGCCGGAATAACCGTTAAATTGTGCTGCATATGTGGCTACGCCCAACTCAGTCAGACGTTCGACAAACATATTACGCTGATCGTCGGACAGCTCCTTCCAATGTGCCCCAAGCGCGATATGGGCTATGGCGTTAAACTCAAGCGTAGCGCGCACCACAGGACCCAGCTTTTTTTTACGACCCTGAAACCCTAAAACCTTGGCATTCTTCATCGCATCGATCAGAGCGGCATTCAATTTGTCGACCACCAGACGGGCAGCGCCTGCGCTACCGTCATCGGCTGCAGCCCATGAAGAAAAAACTATGAGCAACACCCCAAAAAACACCCGCAGCCGCATGATAGATACCCCATTCCAAGTAAATTGACACGAATGGGATCATATCATACACCCATACCATTCCCCTATGAATTGTACCAATGCAACAACAAGTTGCCGCTTTTGAAACGACAAAGCCCTATCCCGCCACGACCTGCCGGAGAGGCTCCGTTCGCCGGTCATAATAAGCCCCTTTAACCAGATCGGCTCGCAGCACTTTAGCCAGCAGGAAATCCTTTTCGTTCAGTACCCCCTCAACCAGCAATTGCGTATCCATGCCATGTATAACTGAAAGCAGTGTCGTCTTGCGGCGCATATCCTCGCTTTCCTTTTTCA of Candidatus Methylospira mobilis contains these proteins:
- a CDS encoding ABC transporter substrate-binding protein, coding for MRLRVFFGVLLIVFSSWAAADDGSAGAARLVVDKLNAALIDAMKNAKVLGFQGRKKKLGPVVRATLEFNAIAHIALGAHWKELSDDQRNMFVERLTELGVATYAAQFNGYSGEEFQYETAQPVKTRVRLAYKLVAPKETPVRFEYLVSPFDGQWRISDIVVDGVSDLALKKSQYAHTLEEDGFDGLMKKLDQKLGDYENAR